Proteins from one Desulfonema limicola genomic window:
- a CDS encoding GAF and ANTAR domain-containing protein, producing the protein MEKISIKTYDEYIKALTDISRAITSDLFLEDLFKLIVMVTARVTDVAICSLWLIDENLKPPMITLRATQAFAPEYVKDRFLNLDEGVVGHVVTNKKPLTIKNVLKNRKFKEKEMAKKLGLVSMVGVPLKLKDDKVIGVLNCFTTEPHEFSKTQVNLITAVANQAAVAILNTELMVKTKVIREELETRKLLDKAKEVIMHRRKMAGDEAYRWLQKRSMDSRKSIRQVAEAILLSEELYIN; encoded by the coding sequence ATGGAAAAAATAAGTATTAAAACATATGATGAATATATAAAAGCACTCACTGACATCAGCAGAGCCATAACATCAGATCTTTTCCTGGAAGATCTTTTTAAGCTTATTGTCATGGTAACTGCCAGGGTAACAGATGTTGCAATCTGTTCTTTATGGCTTATAGATGAGAATCTTAAGCCGCCCATGATTACATTAAGAGCAACCCAGGCCTTTGCACCAGAATATGTCAAAGACCGTTTTTTGAATCTTGATGAAGGTGTTGTGGGCCATGTTGTAACCAATAAAAAACCCCTTACTATAAAAAATGTACTGAAAAACAGGAAGTTTAAAGAAAAGGAAATGGCTAAAAAACTTGGTCTTGTTTCTATGGTCGGGGTTCCGCTGAAATTAAAAGATGATAAGGTTATTGGTGTATTGAACTGCTTTACAACAGAGCCTCATGAGTTTTCAAAAACCCAGGTAAACCTGATAACTGCCGTGGCTAACCAGGCTGCTGTGGCTATATTGAATACTGAATTAATGGTAAAAACAAAGGTTATTCGGGAAGAACTTGAGACCCGTAAACTTCTGGATAAAGCAAAGGAGGTAATCATGCACAGACGAAAGATGGCAGGAGATGAAGCTTACAGGTGGCTCCAGAAAAGAAGTATGGATTCAAGAAAATCAATCAGGCAGGTGGCTGAGGCAATTCTTCTTTCTGAAGAGTTATATATAAATTAG
- a CDS encoding zinc ribbon domain-containing protein, translating into MNIETKEQFLQRMMAQEKPVCPHCNTEMSIWEVPPINYSDGLGWGAPYLFVCFNDNCSLYKQGWENIEENFGHRASYRCMCYIGTDKFECMPVFSPIGGSGQVIDDQVLLQQEILKENIKKGFSILADCYVNKDGVTAMRLLMDPAEPERVRLKAAQMLGDIGTLEAIDPVRNARFGNELVQKEVENAIKNIHERNFTRECPFCAEIIKKQAKICKHCKQDVAGK; encoded by the coding sequence ATGAATATTGAAACCAAAGAACAATTTTTGCAGCGAATGATGGCACAGGAAAAACCAGTCTGCCCCCATTGTAATACGGAAATGAGTATATGGGAAGTTCCCCCCATAAATTATAGTGACGGGCTGGGATGGGGAGCGCCCTATCTTTTTGTCTGTTTTAATGACAATTGCTCTCTTTATAAACAAGGATGGGAAAATATTGAAGAAAACTTTGGGCACAGGGCATCTTACCGGTGTATGTGCTATATAGGAACAGATAAGTTTGAATGTATGCCGGTGTTTAGTCCCATAGGCGGTTCAGGCCAGGTAATTGACGACCAGGTTTTACTTCAGCAGGAAATATTAAAGGAAAATATTAAAAAAGGTTTTTCCATTCTGGCAGATTGTTATGTTAACAAGGATGGTGTTACAGCCATGAGACTTCTTATGGATCCAGCAGAACCAGAACGGGTCAGGCTCAAGGCAGCACAAATGCTTGGCGACATTGGTACTCTGGAAGCAATTGATCCTGTGAGAAATGCCAGATTTGGAAATGAACTGGTGCAAAAGGAAGTTGAAAATGCAATAAAAAATATACATGAACGCAATTTTACAAGGGAATGCCCTTTTTGCGCTGAGATTATCAAAAAGCAGGCTAAAATCTGCAAGCACTGCAAGCAGGACGTAGCAGGGAAATAA